The DNA region TAGCCATGTATATAAGTATTTTTGCACCGATAATAGGGGGTTTAATAGCAGCTTACTGGGCAGGTGGTGTGTATAAAGAAGGTGCCATTAACGGAGGCCTTGCAGGGGGAATGGGTTCCCTTATAGCAGCCATTATTTACGTTCCCGGTAATTTATCAAATGTGGCAGCCAATGCAGTGATTAGTTTCGTTAGTAGTGGAATATTGGGAGTTATAGGTGGTTTAATCGGGATTTTATCCAAAAAAAATCCCAAAGAAAAGAAAGAAGAAAAAGAAGAACATTCTCAAGATGAATCCTAACTACTCCCTTCACATCAGAAATATGTTCAGCGCACTTTTCCAAAGTAAAGACTTACTATTTTACAAATAAAGCAAAATTATATTATTAAATTCAGTCTTAAATAA from Methanobacterium petrolearium includes:
- a CDS encoding DUF5518 domain-containing protein, translating into MVNWTAVAIGFVVTIVLETIGIVFKSVDASVAMYISIFAPIIGGLIAAYWAGGVYKEGAINGGLAGGMGSLIAAIIYVPGNLSNVAANAVISFVSSGILGVIGGLIGILSKKNPKEKKEEKEEHSQDES